One part of the Leclercia sp. LSNIH1 genome encodes these proteins:
- a CDS encoding YnbE family lipoprotein has product MKKLAGGFTAIVILTLTGCTPRIEVAASKEPITINMNVKIEHEIHIKVDKDVESLLKSRSDLF; this is encoded by the coding sequence ATGAAAAAGCTGGCCGGTGGCTTCACCGCGATTGTGATACTGACGCTGACAGGCTGCACGCCGAGGATAGAAGTGGCGGCGTCGAAGGAGCCCATCACCATCAACATGAACGTCAAAATTGAACATGAAATCCACATCAAAGTGGATAAAGACGTGGAATCGCTGCTGAAATCGCGCAGCGATCTCTTCTGA
- a CDS encoding YdbH family protein, protein MRGTYKAAIALLLLIVLLPLTLLLTLAQWVPTLAGIWLPAGTRIAFEESPRLTRSALVIPDLRYLVEECEIARVKDATLSHPSRWKLDIGALDLNSACLSKIPASEPTPTAPRSLAEWQALLPNTWLNIDRLTLSPWQVWEGKLTASLTPSLQEIVYHGDKFSLRGKLRGRSLTVTDVTLNLPDNPQPVKLVGEFTLPLVPDGLPVQGHTVATFTVPQISTLVDAELEWQDNQGQLVMIARESGEPLLDLPWQITPEQFTISDGRWRWVQAGVPLSGRLGLKIDNWQQGTEKAIVSGRMNVLTQGDAGKGNAVLTFGPGKLSMDNSAMPMQLTGIAKQNDLTLYAKLPATLTGSLAEPRLAFAPGALLRSRGRVIDSLNIDEVRWPLAGVALTLNGIDGRLQAILRAHEQEMGDFTLHLDGRASNFLPDNGLWQWRYWGEGNFTPMQARWDVAGRGEWRDSVIELSALSTGFDQLKYGTLHASAPRMVLERPIRWQRDPADPHFSGALSFDAGETTFTGGSVLPPSTIKFSVEGSDPTFFQYKGTLNARAIGPVQLNGRWDGERLRGQAWWPKQSLTVFQPLIPPDWKMTLREGELYAQVAYSAAADQGFEAGGHGVLKSGSVWMPDNKINGVDFVLPFRFSQGTWSLGTRGPVTLRIGEVKNQVTARNITADLQGDYPWSDASPLLLSDVSVDLLGGKVTLQQLRMPQHDAALLRVQNLSASELISAINPKQFALSGPFSGALPLWLDNDKWIIKDGWLTNAGPMTLRLDKETADALVKENGAAGGAINWLRYMEISQSWTKLNLDNLGELTLASTLRGASRVEGQTQAVNLNYTHQENVFTLWRSLRFGDKLQTWLEEHAALPDNRCPTGKECKEQP, encoded by the coding sequence ATGAGGGGTACATACAAAGCCGCGATCGCGCTACTGCTTCTGATCGTCCTTTTGCCGCTGACGCTACTACTGACGCTTGCGCAGTGGGTGCCTACGCTTGCCGGGATCTGGCTCCCCGCCGGGACCCGCATCGCCTTTGAAGAGAGCCCGCGCCTGACCCGCAGCGCTCTGGTCATCCCCGATCTGCGCTATCTGGTGGAAGAGTGCGAAATCGCCCGCGTCAAAGACGCTACCCTCAGCCACCCAAGCCGCTGGAAGCTTGACATCGGCGCGCTGGATCTCAACAGCGCCTGCCTGAGCAAAATCCCCGCCAGCGAGCCCACGCCCACCGCGCCGCGCTCCCTGGCCGAATGGCAAGCCCTGCTACCCAACACCTGGCTTAACATCGACCGCCTGACACTCTCCCCCTGGCAGGTGTGGGAGGGGAAATTAACCGCTTCGTTGACACCGTCCCTGCAAGAAATTGTCTACCACGGAGATAAGTTTAGCCTGCGGGGAAAACTACGCGGCCGCTCGCTGACGGTAACCGATGTCACGCTTAACCTCCCCGATAATCCCCAGCCGGTAAAACTGGTGGGGGAATTTACTCTGCCGCTGGTGCCGGATGGCCTGCCGGTGCAGGGGCACACGGTGGCGACCTTTACCGTGCCGCAGATCTCAACCCTAGTGGATGCCGAGCTTGAATGGCAGGACAACCAGGGCCAGTTGGTGATGATTGCCCGGGAGAGCGGCGAGCCGCTGCTGGATCTCCCCTGGCAGATCACCCCGGAACAGTTCACCATCAGCGACGGGCGCTGGCGCTGGGTTCAGGCCGGTGTTCCCCTGAGCGGACGGCTGGGGCTTAAGATCGATAACTGGCAACAGGGCACGGAGAAGGCTATCGTCAGCGGGCGAATGAACGTGCTGACCCAGGGCGATGCCGGGAAGGGCAACGCGGTGCTCACCTTCGGCCCCGGCAAGCTAAGCATGGACAACAGCGCCATGCCGATGCAGCTCACCGGCATTGCCAAACAGAACGACCTGACGCTGTACGCGAAGTTACCCGCCACGCTGACCGGCAGCCTTGCCGAGCCCCGGCTGGCATTTGCCCCGGGGGCGCTGCTGCGCTCCCGGGGGCGGGTTATCGACTCCCTGAATATCGACGAGGTGCGCTGGCCGCTGGCTGGCGTGGCGCTCACCCTTAACGGCATCGACGGTCGCCTGCAGGCCATCTTACGCGCCCATGAACAGGAGATGGGGGATTTCACCCTGCACCTGGATGGCCGGGCCAGCAATTTTCTGCCGGATAACGGATTGTGGCAATGGCGCTACTGGGGGGAGGGCAACTTTACCCCGATGCAGGCCCGCTGGGACGTGGCGGGCAGGGGGGAGTGGCGCGACAGCGTGATTGAGCTGAGCGCGCTTTCCACCGGCTTCGATCAGCTGAAATATGGCACCCTGCATGCCAGCGCACCGCGCATGGTGCTTGAGCGCCCAATCCGCTGGCAGCGCGACCCTGCCGATCCGCACTTCAGCGGCGCGCTCTCCTTCGATGCCGGAGAGACCACCTTTACCGGCGGCAGTGTATTACCCCCCTCAACGATCAAATTCAGCGTGGAGGGTAGCGATCCAACATTTTTCCAGTACAAAGGCACCCTTAACGCCAGAGCCATCGGCCCGGTGCAGCTGAACGGGCGCTGGGACGGGGAGCGTCTGCGCGGCCAGGCCTGGTGGCCGAAGCAATCCCTGACCGTTTTTCAGCCGCTGATCCCACCGGACTGGAAGATGACCCTCAGGGAGGGGGAGCTTTATGCCCAGGTGGCTTATTCCGCAGCGGCGGATCAGGGCTTTGAGGCCGGAGGCCACGGCGTGCTGAAGAGCGGTAGCGTCTGGATGCCGGATAACAAAATCAACGGGGTCGACTTTGTCCTGCCGTTCCGCTTCAGCCAGGGCACCTGGTCGCTGGGAACCCGCGGTCCGGTGACGTTGCGCATTGGCGAGGTGAAAAACCAGGTCACGGCCCGCAACATCACCGCCGATCTGCAGGGCGATTACCCCTGGAGCGATGCCAGTCCGCTGCTGCTGAGCGACGTCAGCGTCGATCTGTTGGGCGGTAAAGTGACCCTGCAGCAGCTGCGCATGCCCCAGCACGATGCGGCCCTGCTGCGGGTGCAGAATCTCTCCGCCAGCGAGCTTATCAGTGCGATAAATCCCAAACAGTTTGCCCTGTCCGGGCCGTTCAGCGGGGCGCTGCCCTTGTGGCTGGACAACGACAAGTGGATCATCAAAGATGGCTGGCTGACCAACGCGGGTCCGATGACGTTGCGTCTCGATAAAGAGACTGCCGATGCGCTGGTGAAAGAGAACGGGGCGGCGGGCGGCGCGATTAACTGGCTTCGCTATATGGAAATTTCGCAGTCGTGGACGAAACTCAATTTAGATAATCTGGGTGAATTAACCCTGGCGTCGACCTTGCGTGGCGCCAGCCGCGTGGAGGGCCAGACACAGGCCGTCAACCTCAACTATACCCATCAGGAGAACGTGTTTACCCTCTGGCGCAGCCTGCGTTTTGGCGACAAGCTGCAGACGTGGCTGGAGGAGCACGCGGCACTACCGGATAACCGCTGTCCGACAGGCAAGGAATGTAAGGAACAACCATGA
- a CDS encoding 2-hydroxyacid dehydrogenase encodes MKLAVYSTKQYDKKYLQHVNEEYGFELEFFDFLLNEKTAKTAHGCDAVCIFVNDDGSRPVLEELKKQGVKYIALRCAGFNNVDLDAAKELGLQVVRVPAYSPEAVAEHAIGMMMSLNRRIHRAYQRTRDANFSLEGLTGFTMYGKTAGVIGTGKIGVAALRILKGFGMRLLAFDPYPSAAALDLGVEYVDLATLYAESDVISLHCPLTADNYHLLNQSAFDQMKDGVMIINTSRGGLIDSQAAIEALKTQKIGALGMDVYENERDLFFEDKSNDVIQDDVFRRLSACHNVLFTGHQAFLTAEALISISETTLGNLSQLEKGEACPNALF; translated from the coding sequence ATGAAACTCGCGGTATACAGTACAAAGCAATACGACAAAAAGTATCTGCAGCACGTTAACGAGGAGTATGGCTTCGAACTTGAATTTTTCGACTTTCTGCTTAATGAAAAAACAGCCAAAACCGCCCACGGGTGTGACGCGGTCTGTATTTTCGTTAACGACGACGGCAGTCGTCCGGTGCTGGAAGAACTGAAAAAACAGGGTGTGAAGTACATCGCCCTGCGCTGCGCGGGCTTTAATAATGTGGATCTGGATGCGGCAAAAGAGCTGGGTCTGCAGGTGGTGCGCGTGCCCGCCTACTCCCCGGAAGCGGTGGCTGAACACGCCATCGGCATGATGATGTCCTTAAACCGCCGTATTCACCGTGCTTATCAGCGCACCCGTGATGCCAACTTCTCCCTGGAAGGGCTGACCGGTTTTACCATGTACGGCAAAACCGCCGGGGTGATCGGCACCGGTAAAATTGGCGTAGCGGCCCTGCGGATCCTGAAAGGGTTTGGTATGCGCCTGCTGGCGTTTGACCCTTACCCAAGCGCCGCCGCGCTGGATCTGGGGGTGGAGTATGTTGACCTGGCAACCTTGTACGCAGAGTCAGACGTGATCTCCCTGCACTGCCCGTTAACCGCTGACAACTACCATCTGCTGAACCAGAGCGCCTTCGACCAGATGAAAGATGGCGTGATGATTATCAACACCAGTCGCGGTGGGCTGATTGACTCTCAGGCCGCCATCGAAGCCCTGAAAACGCAAAAAATCGGCGCACTGGGGATGGACGTCTACGAAAACGAACGCGATCTCTTCTTTGAAGACAAATCCAACGATGTGATTCAGGATGACGTCTTCCGCCGCCTCTCCGCCTGCCACAACGTGCTATTCACCGGCCACCAGGCGTTCCTGACCGCTGAGGCGCTGATCAGCATTTCGGAGACGACGCTGGGTAACCTGAGTCAGCTGGAGAAAGGCGAAGCCTGCCCGAACGCGTTGTTCTGA
- the hslJ gene encoding heat shock protein HslJ translates to MKTFVAVTLLSMALTGCVNPGKASVQEEQLQQHRFVLQSINGAAVAPVTTPPEITFGEKMAVSGVMCNRFSGQGKLSDGELKVNDLAMTRKLCTEPQLNELDHAIGTMLRSGTEVDLTEDVLTLATAETTLVFKRAE, encoded by the coding sequence ATGAAAACGTTCGTCGCAGTAACGCTCCTCAGCATGGCGCTGACAGGCTGTGTTAACCCAGGGAAAGCCTCTGTCCAGGAAGAACAGCTCCAGCAGCACCGCTTTGTGCTGCAAAGCATCAACGGCGCCGCCGTCGCCCCGGTCACCACGCCGCCGGAAATCACCTTCGGCGAAAAAATGGCGGTCTCAGGGGTGATGTGCAACCGCTTCAGCGGCCAGGGCAAGCTCTCCGATGGCGAGCTGAAGGTCAACGATCTCGCCATGACGCGTAAGCTCTGCACCGAACCCCAGCTCAATGAACTGGATCACGCCATCGGAACGATGCTGCGCAGCGGCACAGAGGTGGATCTGACGGAAGATGTATTAACCCTGGCGACGGCCGAGACGACGCTGGTCTTCAAACGCGCAGAATAA
- a CDS encoding putative hemolysin, with protein MRAAFWVGCAALLLSACSNEPVQQATAAHVAPGMKAAMSSSGQANCAMIGGSLSVARQLDGSAIGMCALPNGKRCSEQSLAVGSCGSY; from the coding sequence ATGCGCGCAGCATTTTGGGTTGGGTGTGCCGCTTTGTTACTGTCGGCCTGCAGCAATGAACCTGTTCAGCAGGCAACCGCCGCGCACGTCGCGCCGGGGATGAAGGCGGCGATGTCCAGTTCCGGCCAGGCGAATTGCGCCATGATTGGCGGTTCGCTGTCCGTTGCGCGTCAGCTGGATGGCTCCGCCATCGGCATGTGTGCGCTGCCTAACGGCAAACGCTGCAGTGAACAGTCGCTTGCCGTGGGATCGTGCGGCAGTTACTGA